One Arthrobacter sp. FW306-07-I genomic window carries:
- the sigE gene encoding RNA polymerase sigma factor SigE has product MSSSVVAPVPAVNHPDDGWVRPTWEEVVTNHSAKVYRLAYRLTGNKFDAEDLTQEVFVRVFRSLDNFKPGTLDGWLHRITTNLFLDQARRKTRIRFDALAEDAESRLPGREPGPEQSFELNNLDLDVQAALEELPPDFRAAVVLCDLEGLSYDEVAEALGVKLGTVRSRIHRGRTMLREKLAHRDPRPQQSRRKLSMPRIAGIL; this is encoded by the coding sequence ATGTCATCTTCAGTTGTGGCACCTGTCCCTGCAGTCAACCATCCCGATGATGGGTGGGTCCGTCCCACTTGGGAAGAAGTGGTCACCAACCATTCGGCGAAGGTCTACCGGCTGGCTTACCGCTTGACCGGCAACAAGTTCGACGCCGAGGACCTCACCCAGGAGGTCTTCGTCCGCGTCTTCCGTTCGCTGGACAACTTCAAACCGGGGACGCTCGACGGCTGGCTGCACCGCATCACCACCAACCTGTTCCTTGACCAGGCCCGCCGGAAGACCCGCATCCGTTTCGACGCGCTGGCGGAGGACGCAGAGTCCCGGCTGCCGGGCCGTGAGCCGGGCCCCGAGCAAAGCTTCGAACTGAACAACCTGGACCTGGATGTGCAGGCCGCGCTGGAGGAACTTCCGCCGGACTTCCGCGCCGCCGTGGTCCTGTGCGACCTCGAGGGGCTGTCCTACGACGAAGTCGCGGAGGCTCTGGGCGTGAAGCTGGGTACCGTCCGCTCGCGCATCCACCGCGGCAGGACCATGCTCCGGGAGAAGCTCGCCCACCGCGATCCGCGCCCGCAGCAGTCCCGCCGCAAGCTATCGATGCCCCGCATCGCCGGCATCCTCTGA
- a CDS encoding O-methyltransferase, producing MSADKSSSWSYAEDLPAEDEVMLRARERSYELGVNAISPGVGAVLTVLAAASKAQTAVEIGTGAGVSGVCLLRGLSPHAVLTTIDVDVEHLRAAREAFAEAGSPANRTRTISGRAGDVLPRLTDGAYDLVFIDADKPGLPGYVEQAVRLLKRSGLLVINDALDKDKVANPAGREPNTVTLRQVGKAIRDDDRLASAMLPTGDGLLVAVKK from the coding sequence ATGAGCGCCGACAAGTCCAGCAGCTGGTCCTATGCAGAAGATCTGCCCGCTGAGGATGAGGTAATGCTTCGGGCCCGGGAGCGTTCGTATGAATTGGGCGTCAACGCGATCAGCCCCGGCGTAGGCGCCGTCCTTACGGTGCTGGCCGCTGCCTCCAAGGCCCAGACCGCGGTGGAGATCGGCACGGGCGCCGGGGTCTCCGGCGTGTGCCTCCTGCGCGGCTTGAGCCCGCATGCGGTCCTGACCACCATCGACGTGGACGTCGAACACTTGAGGGCGGCCCGCGAGGCGTTCGCCGAAGCCGGCAGTCCGGCCAACCGTACGCGCACCATTTCTGGCCGCGCCGGCGATGTCCTGCCGCGGCTGACTGACGGGGCCTACGACCTGGTGTTCATCGACGCGGACAAGCCAGGCCTCCCCGGATATGTGGAACAGGCCGTCCGGCTGCTCAAGCGTTCCGGGCTGCTGGTCATCAACGACGCCCTGGACAAGGACAAGGTGGCGAACCCCGCCGGGCGGGAGCCCAACACAGTGACCCTGCGCCAGGTGGGCAAGGCAATCCGCGACGACGACAGGCTGGCTTCCGCAATGCTTCCCACCGGGGACGGCCTGCTGGTGGCCGTTAAGAAGTAG
- a CDS encoding DUF3117 domain-containing protein: MAAMKPRTGDGPMEVTKEGRSLIMRVPLEGGGRLVVELNAAEAANLKECLVGVTE, translated from the coding sequence ATGGCGGCTATGAAACCACGCACCGGCGACGGCCCAATGGAAGTCACCAAGGAGGGCCGCAGCCTGATCATGCGCGTCCCGCTCGAAGGCGGCGGACGCCTGGTGGTCGAACTGAACGCTGCCGAAGCAGCCAACCTCAAGGAATGCCTCGTCGGCGTTACCGAATAA
- a CDS encoding DivIVA domain-containing protein has product MSFFLVFLAVVLVVAVLWAALGGRSRTPGGAGLPALLDGGFEEPPANLPPVLLPEHAVPEDVTRLRFSLGLRGYRMDQVDQVLDELRDQLAAKDAEIAELRGRLEAPEEPSEQTSDGGTAAADAAGQEPGTGSAGEAGLRGGSTPVHEDAAPGKGGL; this is encoded by the coding sequence GTGAGCTTCTTCCTCGTTTTCCTCGCCGTCGTGCTGGTGGTGGCGGTCCTTTGGGCCGCCCTGGGCGGGCGTTCCCGCACACCGGGCGGCGCCGGGCTGCCTGCACTCCTGGACGGTGGTTTCGAAGAACCGCCCGCGAACCTTCCGCCGGTGCTCCTTCCCGAGCACGCCGTTCCGGAGGACGTGACGCGGCTGCGTTTCTCGCTGGGCCTGCGCGGCTACCGGATGGACCAGGTGGACCAGGTCCTGGACGAGCTGCGGGACCAGCTCGCCGCAAAGGATGCCGAAATAGCTGAGCTGCGCGGCCGGCTGGAGGCCCCTGAGGAACCTTCTGAGCAGACTTCCGACGGCGGAACCGCCGCTGCTGATGCGGCAGGGCAAGAGCCGGGCACAGGAAGCGCCGGAGAGGCTGGCCTCCGGGGCGGCTCCACTCCCGTCCATGAGGATGCAGCCCCGGGGAAGGGCGGCCTGTGA
- a CDS encoding TIGR00730 family Rossman fold protein, translated as MSINADPAKNSQPRRKGPLELRRKQAAVEMSDQHLLDTKGPGQFVHTDPWRVLRIQSEFVEGFGALADIGKAVSVFGSARTKPGSIYYEMGVEVGRKLAEAGVAVITGGGPGSMEAANRGTVEGNGVSVGLGIELPFEQGLNQWVDLGINFRYFFARKTMFVKYAQGFIVLPGGLGTLDELFEAMVLVQTRKVTSFPIVLLGVDFWGPMIDWIRGTLVAEGMVSEKDLDLIQLVDDPAEAVDRVLHGAVTPSMNGEQRPE; from the coding sequence ATGAGCATCAACGCAGATCCGGCCAAGAATTCCCAGCCGCGCCGTAAGGGGCCCCTTGAGCTGCGCCGCAAGCAGGCGGCAGTGGAAATGTCGGACCAGCATCTGCTTGATACCAAGGGCCCCGGCCAGTTCGTCCACACCGATCCCTGGCGCGTCCTGCGCATCCAGAGCGAGTTCGTGGAAGGCTTCGGGGCGCTCGCGGATATTGGAAAAGCCGTCAGCGTCTTCGGTTCAGCCCGCACCAAACCCGGCAGCATTTACTACGAGATGGGCGTCGAAGTGGGCCGCAAGCTCGCCGAGGCCGGAGTAGCAGTGATCACCGGCGGTGGCCCGGGCTCCATGGAGGCGGCCAACCGGGGGACGGTGGAGGGCAATGGCGTGTCCGTTGGCCTCGGTATCGAGTTGCCGTTCGAGCAGGGCCTGAACCAGTGGGTGGACCTCGGCATTAACTTCCGCTATTTCTTCGCCCGCAAGACCATGTTCGTCAAATACGCACAGGGCTTCATCGTGCTGCCCGGCGGCCTGGGGACATTGGATGAGCTGTTCGAGGCAATGGTCCTGGTGCAGACCCGGAAGGTGACATCCTTCCCCATCGTGCTCCTGGGCGTCGATTTCTGGGGACCGATGATCGACTGGATCCGGGGCACGCTGGTGGCCGAGGGAATGGTTTCCGAAAAGGACTTGGACCTCATCCAGCTGGTGGACGACCCCGCGGAAGCCGTGGACCGCGTCCTGCATGGCGCGGTGACTCCTTCCATGAACGGCGAGCAGCGGCCGGAGTAA
- a CDS encoding amino acid ABC transporter ATP-binding protein, protein MTTHVPGDALVSLNAVNKHYGQLHVLKDINLQVRKGEVVVVIGPSGSGKSTLCRAINRLETIEGGTISIDGKVLPEEGKELAQLRADVGMVFQSFNLFAHKTILENVTLGPIKVKGVSKAAAEKDAMALLERVGVGHQAPKLPAQLSGGQQQRVAIARALAMKPKVMLFDEPTSALDPEMINEVLDVMVQLAKEGMTMIVVTHEMGFARKAADRVVFMADGQIVEDDTPEEFFTNPKSDRAKDFLSKLLTH, encoded by the coding sequence ATGACTACTCATGTGCCCGGCGATGCTCTCGTCTCCCTGAACGCCGTTAATAAGCATTACGGCCAGCTGCACGTTCTGAAGGACATCAACCTCCAGGTCCGCAAGGGCGAGGTTGTTGTGGTCATCGGGCCCTCCGGTTCCGGTAAGTCCACCCTCTGCCGGGCCATCAACCGCCTGGAAACCATTGAGGGCGGAACCATCAGCATCGACGGGAAAGTCCTCCCCGAGGAAGGCAAGGAACTCGCCCAGCTCCGCGCCGACGTCGGAATGGTTTTCCAGTCGTTCAACCTGTTCGCGCACAAGACCATCCTTGAAAACGTGACCCTTGGGCCCATCAAGGTCAAGGGCGTTTCCAAGGCGGCGGCTGAAAAGGACGCCATGGCACTCCTGGAACGGGTAGGCGTGGGGCACCAGGCTCCCAAGCTCCCGGCCCAGCTCTCCGGCGGCCAGCAGCAGCGCGTCGCAATTGCCCGCGCTTTGGCAATGAAGCCGAAGGTCATGCTGTTCGACGAGCCCACGTCCGCCCTGGACCCCGAAATGATCAACGAGGTTCTGGACGTCATGGTCCAGCTCGCCAAGGAAGGCATGACCATGATCGTGGTCACCCACGAGATGGGGTTCGCCCGCAAGGCCGCCGACCGCGTGGTTTTCATGGCAGACGGCCAGATTGTTGAAGACGACACCCCGGAGGAATTCTTCACCAACCCGAAGAGTGACCGCGCCAAGGACTTCCTGTCCAAGCTGCTCACCCACTGA
- a CDS encoding glutamate ABC transporter substrate-binding protein, whose translation MKTFMSRRKSFVVAATAALALSLSACGGGDSGGSSNPSPVEKPSFAAGTTMEKLSSAGTIKIGTKFDQPLFGQVGLDGKPVGFDVEIGKLIAAKLGIPADKIEWSETVSANREPFIEQGKVDLVIATYTISDKRKQVVDFAGPYYQAGQALMVNKDNDTIKKPEDVKGKKVCSVTGSTPAATIVDKYGAELVPAATYSACLEPLRNKQVEAVTTDNVILAGFVDKEPDAFKLASDETFTKEPYGIGLKKGDKEFRSWINDQLESFEKDGSYKKAWEATAGSVIKTAPSLPPIDRY comes from the coding sequence ATGAAGACATTTATGTCCCGGCGGAAGTCCTTCGTCGTGGCGGCTACCGCTGCCCTCGCCTTGTCCCTCAGCGCCTGCGGCGGCGGCGACTCCGGCGGGTCCAGCAACCCCAGCCCGGTCGAAAAGCCTTCCTTCGCTGCCGGCACCACCATGGAGAAGCTGTCCTCCGCCGGCACCATCAAGATCGGCACCAAGTTCGACCAGCCGCTGTTCGGCCAGGTGGGCCTGGACGGCAAGCCGGTCGGTTTCGACGTTGAAATCGGCAAGCTGATCGCCGCCAAGCTGGGCATTCCCGCAGACAAGATCGAGTGGTCGGAGACCGTTTCGGCCAACCGCGAGCCCTTCATCGAGCAGGGCAAGGTGGACCTGGTCATCGCCACGTACACCATCAGCGACAAGCGCAAGCAGGTTGTGGACTTCGCCGGCCCGTACTACCAGGCCGGCCAGGCGCTCATGGTGAACAAGGACAACGACACCATCAAGAAGCCTGAAGACGTCAAGGGCAAGAAGGTCTGCTCCGTCACCGGCTCCACCCCGGCTGCCACCATCGTGGACAAGTACGGCGCGGAACTGGTTCCGGCCGCCACCTACTCCGCGTGCCTGGAACCGCTGCGCAACAAGCAGGTTGAAGCGGTCACCACTGACAACGTGATCCTCGCCGGCTTCGTTGACAAGGAACCGGACGCCTTCAAGCTGGCCTCCGATGAAACCTTCACCAAGGAGCCCTACGGCATCGGCCTGAAGAAGGGCGACAAGGAATTCCGCAGCTGGATCAACGACCAGCTGGAATCCTTCGAAAAGGACGGCTCCTACAAGAAGGCCTGGGAAGCCACCGCAGGTTCGGTCATCAAGACCGCACCCAGCCTCCCGCCCATCGACCGCTACTAA
- a CDS encoding amino acid ABC transporter permease — protein MDVIIENLPLYWTGFLRTLFLSVVSGIFALILGTLLAAARVSPVAALRGFSTVYVEILRNTPLTIAFFFAAIVLPRLGVKFEQFEVAAIIALSTYTAAFIAEAVRSGVNSVPVGQAEAARSIGMKFGQVLTLIILPQALRTVIPPLINILIALVKNSSVAGAFFVLELFGYGRQLANANGDAVITVLLGTAFFYLLLTVPLGILANTVERKVAIAR, from the coding sequence ATGGACGTCATCATTGAAAACCTGCCCCTTTACTGGACTGGTTTTCTCCGCACACTTTTCCTCTCCGTCGTCTCCGGCATCTTCGCGTTGATCCTCGGAACCCTGCTGGCGGCAGCGCGCGTTTCCCCGGTTGCGGCGCTGCGCGGTTTCAGCACCGTCTACGTGGAGATCCTCCGCAACACCCCGCTGACCATCGCCTTCTTCTTCGCAGCCATTGTGCTCCCCCGGCTTGGGGTCAAGTTCGAGCAGTTCGAGGTCGCCGCGATCATCGCCCTCAGCACCTACACCGCAGCGTTCATCGCCGAAGCTGTCCGCTCAGGTGTCAACAGCGTGCCCGTGGGCCAGGCGGAGGCCGCGCGCAGTATCGGCATGAAGTTCGGCCAGGTACTCACGCTCATCATCCTCCCCCAGGCCCTGCGGACAGTGATCCCGCCGCTGATCAACATCCTGATCGCCCTGGTCAAGAACTCCTCCGTGGCCGGTGCCTTCTTCGTCCTGGAACTGTTCGGCTACGGCCGGCAACTGGCCAACGCCAATGGTGACGCCGTCATCACCGTCCTGCTGGGCACTGCGTTCTTCTATCTGCTCCTCACCGTTCCGCTGGGAATCCTCGCCAACACGGTGGAACGAAAGGTGGCGATTGCCCGATGA
- a CDS encoding amino acid ABC transporter permease yields MSSVLYDVPGPKARRISLIASIIGGLLILGLLAWVVMTLAQQGIFEARRWQIFTRADVWRLLGNGLGATLSAAAIAAVIAFPLGLLLCLLRISDAAVIRIPTRIILEFLRGMPVVLMMLFILLGFRTSAFIAVIAGLVLYNGAVFAEIIRAGIQSLPKGQREAGLAIGLTSYKSRMLIELPQAIRRMMPSLVAQMVVLLKDTSLGYIVAYGELLRAVQVMADFLGPQYLFPVFFVAAAIYIAINISVSRLAVWIERRGSKKAAGGVAKAEPDVLEAAAP; encoded by the coding sequence ATGAGCTCCGTTCTGTACGACGTTCCCGGCCCCAAAGCACGCCGGATCTCCCTGATTGCCTCAATCATCGGCGGCCTGTTGATTCTCGGCCTGCTGGCGTGGGTCGTCATGACCCTCGCGCAGCAGGGAATCTTCGAGGCGCGCCGCTGGCAGATCTTCACCCGCGCCGACGTGTGGCGGCTGCTCGGCAACGGGTTGGGTGCCACTCTTTCCGCAGCCGCCATCGCAGCAGTCATCGCCTTCCCGCTGGGGCTGCTGCTGTGCCTGCTGCGGATCTCGGATGCTGCTGTCATCCGGATCCCCACCCGGATCATTCTGGAATTCCTGCGCGGCATGCCAGTGGTCCTGATGATGCTCTTCATCCTGCTGGGATTCCGCACCTCCGCGTTCATTGCCGTTATCGCCGGCCTGGTGCTCTACAACGGCGCCGTGTTCGCGGAGATCATCCGCGCCGGCATCCAGTCACTGCCCAAGGGACAGCGCGAGGCGGGGCTGGCCATCGGCCTGACCAGCTACAAGTCCCGCATGCTCATCGAACTGCCGCAGGCTATCCGCCGCATGATGCCGTCGCTCGTGGCGCAGATGGTGGTGCTCCTGAAGGACACCTCGCTGGGCTACATCGTGGCCTACGGTGAACTGCTGCGCGCGGTGCAGGTCATGGCAGACTTCCTGGGGCCGCAGTACCTGTTCCCCGTCTTCTTCGTGGCCGCCGCCATCTACATCGCCATCAACATTTCCGTATCGCGGCTGGCTGTGTGGATCGAGCGCCGCGGCTCCAAGAAGGCTGCCGGCGGTGTGGCCAAGGCCGAACCGGACGTCCTGGAGGCTGCGGCTCCCTAG
- the dapE gene encoding succinyl-diaminopimelate desuccinylase has protein sequence MTAETAPEPAVSVLDLRQDVALLTAALMDINSVSGNETQLADAVETALLEIPQLSVVRDGDAIIARTELGRPERVILAGHLDTVPLPLTEGSKGTVPSSWESGVPGEGILYGRGATDMKGGVAVQLALAAGMFDGGAQPKRDVTFVFYDHEEVEAVKSGLGRLVRNHGDLLQGDFAILLEPTDGTVEGGCNGTSRFEATTAGEAAHSARAWMGSNAIHAAAPILARLAAYEPRTINVDGLDYRESLNAVKINGGTAGNVIPDRCVVEINYRFAPDKTPDEAEAHVRELLAGFDVVRTDAAAGARPGLQHPAAASFVAAVGAAPKPKYGWTDVARFSELGIPAVNFGPGDALLAHKDNEHVDADAVRKCLAALQSWLAA, from the coding sequence GTGACTGCTGAAACCGCCCCTGAACCTGCCGTGTCCGTCCTTGACCTCCGCCAGGATGTGGCGTTGCTGACCGCAGCCCTGATGGACATCAACAGTGTGTCCGGTAATGAAACCCAGCTGGCGGACGCCGTCGAAACCGCTTTGCTGGAGATTCCCCAGCTCAGCGTCGTGCGCGACGGGGACGCGATCATCGCGCGGACGGAACTGGGCCGCCCTGAGCGCGTCATCCTCGCCGGACACCTGGACACCGTCCCGCTGCCGCTCACCGAAGGCTCCAAGGGCACCGTCCCTTCCAGCTGGGAGTCCGGGGTTCCCGGCGAGGGCATCCTGTATGGCCGCGGCGCCACGGACATGAAAGGCGGCGTGGCGGTCCAGCTGGCTTTGGCCGCAGGGATGTTCGACGGCGGCGCGCAGCCCAAGCGGGACGTCACCTTTGTGTTCTACGACCACGAGGAAGTGGAAGCGGTGAAGAGCGGCCTGGGGCGCCTGGTCCGCAACCACGGAGACCTGCTGCAGGGAGACTTCGCCATCCTGCTGGAGCCAACCGACGGCACCGTGGAGGGCGGCTGCAATGGCACCAGTCGGTTCGAGGCCACCACGGCGGGGGAGGCTGCGCATTCGGCCCGCGCCTGGATGGGCAGCAACGCCATCCACGCGGCAGCGCCCATCCTGGCCCGCCTGGCAGCCTACGAACCCCGGACCATCAACGTTGACGGCCTTGACTACCGGGAAAGCCTCAACGCGGTGAAGATCAACGGCGGCACAGCGGGCAATGTGATTCCGGACCGCTGCGTTGTGGAGATCAACTACCGGTTCGCCCCGGACAAGACGCCTGATGAGGCCGAGGCCCACGTCCGGGAACTGTTGGCGGGCTTCGACGTGGTCCGCACCGACGCCGCCGCCGGCGCCCGGCCCGGGCTGCAGCACCCGGCCGCCGCCTCCTTCGTTGCCGCCGTGGGAGCCGCGCCCAAGCCCAAATACGGCTGGACCGACGTCGCGCGTTTCAGCGAACTGGGCATCCCGGCGGTCAACTTCGGCCCAGGAGATGCGCTGCTGGCGCACAAGGATAACGAGCACGTGGACGCCGACGCCGTCCGCAAATGCCTTGCCGCCCTGCAGAGCTGGCTGGCGGCCTGA
- the dapD gene encoding 2,3,4,5-tetrahydropyridine-2,6-dicarboxylate N-succinyltransferase, whose protein sequence is MTETASSAVPETLTSTADDRSAYGFGVATIATAGGDATVLDVWFPAPALGVAAEDLRSVENADEALTRIAENGVDEDRGTEQKVVFVQINLDEAPADTADAYLRLHLLSHRLVQPNTINLDGIFGKLPNVVWTNFGPAAVEGFELTRAKLRRRGAVTVYGIDKFPRMVDYVVPSGVRIADADRVRLGAHLAAGTTVMHEGFVNFNAGTLGTSMVEGRISAGVVAGDGSDVGGGASIMGTLSGGGKEKITIGERVLLGANSGVGISIGDDSVVEAGLYVTAGTRVRVPGPKDEVGEDTTKIVKAAELSGVPNLLFRRNSTTGAVEALPRKGQTVELNDALHAN, encoded by the coding sequence ATGACTGAGACCGCTTCCTCCGCCGTGCCCGAAACCTTGACCTCAACCGCTGATGACCGTTCCGCCTATGGCTTTGGCGTGGCCACCATTGCCACCGCCGGCGGTGACGCCACCGTCCTGGACGTCTGGTTCCCGGCACCGGCGCTTGGTGTTGCGGCGGAAGACCTCCGCTCGGTGGAGAACGCCGACGAAGCACTGACCCGCATCGCGGAGAACGGCGTCGACGAGGACCGCGGCACGGAACAGAAGGTGGTCTTCGTCCAGATCAACCTGGATGAGGCCCCCGCAGACACCGCTGACGCCTACCTGCGGCTGCACCTGCTGTCACACCGCCTGGTCCAGCCCAACACCATCAACCTGGACGGCATCTTCGGCAAGCTCCCCAATGTCGTGTGGACCAACTTCGGGCCGGCCGCCGTGGAAGGCTTCGAACTGACGCGCGCAAAGCTGCGCCGCCGTGGTGCCGTCACCGTCTACGGCATCGACAAGTTCCCGCGCATGGTGGATTACGTGGTACCCAGCGGTGTTCGCATTGCCGACGCCGACCGGGTCCGCCTTGGTGCGCACCTCGCCGCCGGCACCACCGTCATGCACGAGGGCTTCGTGAACTTCAACGCCGGCACGCTGGGCACCTCCATGGTGGAGGGACGCATTTCCGCAGGAGTAGTGGCCGGCGACGGCAGCGACGTGGGCGGGGGCGCCTCCATCATGGGCACCCTCTCCGGCGGGGGCAAGGAAAAAATCACCATCGGCGAGCGCGTCCTGCTCGGCGCGAACTCCGGCGTGGGCATCAGCATCGGTGACGATTCGGTGGTGGAGGCAGGCCTCTACGTCACGGCAGGCACCCGGGTCCGCGTTCCCGGGCCCAAGGACGAGGTGGGCGAGGACACCACCAAGATCGTCAAGGCTGCCGAACTCTCCGGCGTTCCCAACCTTCTGTTCCGCCGCAACTCCACCACCGGTGCGGTTGAAGCCCTGCCCCGCAAGGGCCAGACAGTTGAACTGAACGACGCCCTGCACGCCAACTAG